AAGCCGGAGCGTGGGCCAGAATCCCTCCAATATAGTACAGAGCAAAATCGCTCAGGCCCGCGTATTCATCCCCTGCAAAGAGAGGTCGCCCGGCCTTCCAGACACTTTGATGGGTATGCATTCCGGAGCCATTATCCCCAAAGAGGGGTTTCGGCATGAAAGTAGCAGTCTTATTGTGTCGACGGGCTACATTCTTAACGATGTACTTGTACCACATAAGTTTGTCGGCCATTCGGGTTAAACTATCGAACCGCATATCGATCTCGCACTGACCCGCCGTGGCTACTTCATGATGCTCCTTTTCCACCTGGATACCTACCTTTTCCATCGTCTTAACCATCTCGGCCCGAAGTTTTTGAAGGCTATCGATGGGAGGTACGGGAAAATATCCTTCTTTATATCGAGGTTTGTAACCCAGATTGGGTTTTTCCTCTTTTCCGGTATTCCAGAATCCTTCCACAGAATCAATGTAGAAGAAGCCGTAATTTTCTGCCTGACCAAACCGTATATCATCGAAAACAAAAAACTCCGGTTCTGGACCAAAATAAGCTACTTCTCCCATTCCCGAAGCAATCAGGTAGGCTTCTGCTTTTTGAGCTACATAGCGGGGATCTCGGCTGTAATGCTCCCGGGTTACCGGATCTACAATGGTACATATAAGGCTCAAGGTAGGAATTTCTTGAAATGGATCCATAACGGCAGTGGTTGGATCCGGGACGACGAGCATATCA
The genomic region above belongs to Candidatus Limnocylindrales bacterium and contains:
- the glnA gene encoding type I glutamate--ammonia ligase, which translates into the protein MTPKEVIKFAKDNRAERVDLKFTDLLGQWQHFGIPLGELTEEAFEEGIGFDGSSIRGWQSIEASDMLVVPDPTTAVMDPFQEIPTLSLICTIVDPVTREHYSRDPRYVAQKAEAYLIASGMGEVAYFGPEPEFFVFDDIRFGQAENYGFFYIDSVEGFWNTGKEEKPNLGYKPRYKEGYFPVPPIDSLQKLRAEMVKTMEKVGIQVEKEHHEVATAGQCEIDMRFDSLTRMADKLMWYKYIVKNVARRHNKTATFMPKPLFGDNGSGMHTHQSVWKAGRPLFAGDEYAGLSDFALYYIGGILAHAPALCAFVAPTTNSYKRLTPGFEAPVNLAYSSRNRSAGVRIPMYSPSPKAKRIEVRFPDPLCNGYLAFSAMLMAGLDGVANKLHPGDPLDKDIYALEPEELANVPSVPGSLQEALQALKEDHEFLMKGDVFTEDLIETWIKYKTEKEINPIRLRPIPWEFALYYDG